The Gordonibacter urolithinfaciens genome contains a region encoding:
- a CDS encoding methylated-DNA--[protein]-cysteine S-methyltransferase, translated as MVYRTSYTHPEFGEVAIASDGQSIVGLWMAGQKHFGGTVDGEMVPADDLPVFAQAKDWLERYFAGKRPATAELPLAPNGTAFRQRVWRKLAEIPYGCVRTYGDLAREIAQENGKEKMSSQAVGGAVGHNPISIIIPCHRVVGANGSLTGYAGGLTRKIWLLEHEGVNMEAFFVPKKGTAL; from the coding sequence ATGGTATATCGGACGAGCTACACCCATCCAGAATTCGGCGAGGTCGCGATAGCAAGCGACGGCCAGAGCATCGTGGGGCTGTGGATGGCCGGGCAGAAGCACTTCGGCGGCACGGTGGACGGCGAGATGGTGCCGGCCGATGACCTGCCCGTTTTCGCGCAGGCGAAAGACTGGCTTGAGCGCTACTTCGCCGGCAAGCGACCAGCGACAGCCGAGCTGCCGCTGGCGCCCAACGGCACCGCATTCCGCCAGCGCGTGTGGCGCAAGCTGGCAGAGATTCCCTACGGTTGCGTGCGCACCTACGGCGACCTGGCCCGGGAAATCGCACAGGAAAACGGCAAGGAGAAAATGTCCTCCCAGGCCGTGGGCGGGGCCGTCGGGCACAATCCCATTTCCATCATCATACCCTGCCACCGCGTGGTGGGCGCGAACGGCAGCCTGACCGGTTACGCCGGCGGCCTGACGCGCAAGATATGGCTGCTGGAGCACGAGGGAGTCAACATGGAGGCCTTTTTCGTTCCCAAGAAGGGCACGGCGCTCTAG
- a CDS encoding methylated-DNA--[protein]-cysteine S-methyltransferase — protein MEESGDLMLYSTVYPHAELGDLTIASDGEAIVGLWIEGQKYFAGKVAGNLQRRDDLPVFAQVRAWLDRYFDGDPLPVATLPLKPGGTPFQQRVWKLLADIPYGELRTYAELAAQIACDCGGKASARAVGTANGRNPISIILPCHRVIGSDGSLTGYAGGIARKAWLLEHEGADLTGLYVPKRGTAL, from the coding sequence ATGGAAGAGAGCGGGGACCTCATGCTTTACTCGACCGTGTACCCCCATGCCGAGCTGGGCGACCTCACCATCGCGAGCGACGGCGAGGCAATCGTCGGGCTATGGATCGAGGGTCAGAAGTACTTCGCCGGCAAGGTGGCGGGGAACCTGCAGCGCCGCGACGACCTTCCCGTGTTCGCGCAGGTGCGCGCCTGGCTCGACCGCTACTTCGACGGCGACCCCCTTCCCGTAGCGACGCTGCCCCTCAAGCCGGGCGGCACCCCGTTCCAGCAGCGCGTGTGGAAGCTGCTGGCCGACATCCCTTACGGCGAGCTGCGCACCTACGCCGAGCTCGCCGCGCAGATCGCATGCGATTGCGGTGGTAAGGCCTCGGCGCGCGCCGTTGGCACGGCGAACGGGCGCAACCCCATCTCCATTATCCTGCCCTGCCATCGCGTGATCGGCTCGGACGGCAGCCTGACCGGATACGCCGGCGGCATCGCCCGCAAGGCCTGGCTGCTGGAGCACGAGGGCGCCGACCTGACCGGCCTCTACGTGCCGAAGCGCGGCACCGCCCTGTAA
- a CDS encoding RNA polymerase sigma factor — protein MRREKERASGRPLRSDALIRQAMAAWGGSVWRLALAQTGSKEDAEDVYQDVFLRLAQNTTEFSGQEHLKAWLLRVAVNRCHDVARLRSRRPAVPLDSMPFEPTDAGPLSPDEVRALWEAVGELSESMRIVIHLYYQEGYSGKEIAEVLGIEPSTVRTRLQRARAQLRTSLGGVDYGQCEPVQSDDGPSGATCPSAG, from the coding sequence GTGAGAAGAGAAAAAGAACGTGCCAGCGGGCGCCCCCTCAGGTCGGATGCGCTCATCCGGCAGGCCATGGCCGCCTGGGGCGGCTCGGTCTGGCGGCTCGCCCTGGCGCAGACGGGCTCCAAGGAAGATGCTGAGGACGTCTACCAGGACGTGTTCTTGCGGCTCGCCCAGAACACGACAGAGTTCTCCGGCCAGGAGCACCTGAAAGCCTGGCTCCTGCGCGTGGCCGTCAACCGCTGCCATGACGTGGCCCGCCTACGCAGCCGCCGTCCGGCGGTGCCCCTCGACAGCATGCCCTTCGAGCCGACCGATGCGGGCCCGCTCTCGCCCGACGAGGTGCGCGCCCTGTGGGAAGCGGTGGGGGAGCTGTCCGAGAGCATGCGCATCGTCATCCATCTGTATTACCAAGAGGGCTATTCCGGAAAAGAGATCGCGGAGGTGCTCGGCATCGAGCCGTCCACCGTGCGCACGCGCCTGCAAAGGGCGCGCGCACAGCTAAGAACATCTTTGGGAGGTGTCGACTATGGCCAGTGCGAACCAGTACAAAGCGATGATGGACCAAGCGGAGCCACCTGCCCATCTGCAGGATGA
- a CDS encoding DUF2207 domain-containing protein: MQITSDPHNTGARAAIAAPARRASHAAADARAVRRPVAARLILLASALVLAAAALLAAAPGEAFAKSYDMTKVDITAQAETDGSLHAVEQRTFDFNGDFTAVWWTFEGLPSNAELKVNSVRMARVDGDGNVVGEWETLPGVPFVLDWRDAGGPGTDAYSVDAPKNTVYAFFDVSDEKAVIELDYTVVNGVQAYKDVAEVNWKYVGDQWEESSADITMTLALPVPQGVAVEPGENVRAWGHGPLDGSLAINSDGSVTYTVPKVNAGQYAEARVLFPVAWLTNLSPDAAKLHADEARLDKVLAEEEDWADQANHNRMQSLAFVIGCGVLCVLLIAWALWSYFRYGKEHAPSFTDEYWRDVPDPRVHPAVIGRLWRWDRESQDDFTATLMHLSHSGAIRIDRGTYQDQKSFGRTETVEDYYLTRVPAVADAVENPIDRQALDLLFGTIAAGGDSLWFGTIQQYGKDHPEKFLDAMKTWQGIVSAETNRWDFFEVKGKRYQGYLVTLAILVGVAGLGVGLLTDNFIPLIFMLPTAIALGVIGNYLPRRSVEGNNLVAKCKALRNWLRDFSSLDERPPTDVKVWGEFMVYAYVFGIAKQVMSELQTHVPELFEPAAGTAYGYGYVPWWFWYAPTHGAGGAVMPAAGDLLHTAVSNTVSTAQAAISGASGNFSSGGGFGGGFSGGGGGGFGGGGGAR, from the coding sequence GTGCAAATCACGAGTGATCCTCATAATACCGGGGCGCGTGCTGCGATAGCCGCCCCTGCACGCCGTGCGAGCCATGCCGCTGCAGATGCTCGGGCCGTGCGCCGTCCCGTTGCGGCGCGCCTCATACTGCTGGCATCCGCGCTCGTCTTGGCTGCCGCAGCGCTGCTGGCTGCCGCGCCGGGCGAGGCGTTCGCGAAGTCCTACGACATGACGAAGGTGGACATAACGGCGCAGGCCGAGACGGATGGGTCGCTGCATGCGGTGGAGCAGCGCACGTTCGACTTCAACGGAGACTTCACGGCGGTGTGGTGGACGTTCGAGGGATTGCCTTCGAACGCGGAGCTGAAGGTGAACTCCGTGCGCATGGCGCGCGTGGACGGGGACGGCAACGTGGTGGGCGAGTGGGAGACGCTGCCCGGCGTGCCGTTCGTGCTGGACTGGCGCGATGCGGGAGGCCCCGGAACGGATGCGTACTCGGTCGACGCGCCGAAGAACACGGTGTACGCCTTCTTCGATGTCTCGGATGAGAAGGCGGTTATCGAGCTGGACTACACCGTGGTGAACGGCGTGCAGGCCTACAAGGACGTGGCCGAGGTGAACTGGAAGTACGTCGGCGACCAGTGGGAGGAGTCGTCGGCCGACATCACCATGACGCTGGCGCTGCCGGTGCCGCAGGGCGTGGCGGTGGAGCCCGGCGAGAACGTGCGTGCATGGGGCCATGGCCCGCTCGACGGGTCGTTGGCCATCAATTCGGACGGCAGCGTCACGTACACCGTGCCGAAGGTGAACGCCGGCCAGTACGCCGAGGCGCGCGTGCTGTTCCCCGTGGCGTGGCTCACGAACCTCTCTCCCGATGCGGCGAAGCTCCATGCGGACGAGGCGCGTCTCGACAAGGTGCTGGCCGAGGAGGAGGACTGGGCCGACCAGGCCAACCACAACCGCATGCAGTCGCTGGCCTTCGTCATCGGCTGCGGTGTGCTGTGCGTGCTGCTCATTGCTTGGGCGCTGTGGTCCTACTTCCGCTACGGCAAGGAGCATGCCCCGAGCTTCACCGACGAGTACTGGCGCGACGTTCCCGATCCGCGCGTGCACCCGGCCGTGATCGGCCGCCTGTGGCGCTGGGACCGCGAGAGCCAGGACGACTTCACGGCCACCCTCATGCACCTGTCGCACAGCGGCGCCATCCGCATCGACCGCGGCACGTATCAGGACCAGAAGTCCTTCGGCCGTACCGAGACGGTGGAGGACTACTATCTGACGCGCGTGCCCGCCGTGGCCGACGCGGTGGAGAACCCCATAGACCGGCAGGCGCTCGACCTCCTGTTCGGCACCATTGCCGCCGGTGGCGACTCGCTGTGGTTCGGCACCATCCAGCAGTATGGGAAGGACCACCCCGAGAAGTTCCTGGATGCCATGAAGACCTGGCAGGGCATCGTGTCGGCCGAGACGAACCGCTGGGACTTCTTCGAGGTCAAAGGCAAGCGCTACCAGGGGTACCTCGTTACGCTCGCCATTCTGGTGGGGGTGGCCGGCTTGGGCGTCGGGCTGCTCACGGACAACTTCATCCCGCTCATCTTCATGCTGCCCACGGCCATTGCGCTGGGCGTGATAGGCAACTACCTGCCGCGGCGCAGCGTGGAGGGGAACAACCTGGTGGCGAAGTGCAAGGCGCTGCGCAACTGGCTGCGCGACTTCTCGTCGCTCGACGAGCGCCCTCCCACCGACGTGAAGGTGTGGGGCGAGTTCATGGTGTACGCCTACGTGTTCGGCATTGCGAAGCAGGTCATGAGCGAGCTGCAGACGCACGTGCCCGAGCTGTTCGAGCCCGCGGCGGGCACGGCGTACGGATACGGCTACGTGCCATGGTGGTTCTGGTACGCGCCCACGCACGGCGCCGGCGGCGCGGTCATGCCGGCAGCGGGCGACCTGCTGCACACGGCCGTATCGAACACCGTGAGCACGGCGCAGGCCGCCATCTCGGGCGCGAGCGGCAACTTCTCCAGCGGCGGCGGCTTCGGCGGCGGTTTCAGCGGCGGCGGAGGCGGCGGCTTCGGCGGAGGAGGCGGCGCCCGGTAG
- a CDS encoding guanylate cyclase, with protein sequence MVARLSRIVPLLIVLAVVAGIVYLVAAWRHSPNRGKEILIRLFTWLTGALSVVFLLISLYALLDGNALILDLGASFLVAALIGLGITRICRAVFVRNHPGWKQKPVRTTHPDDHPRRPFTPPWKR encoded by the coding sequence ATGGTAGCAAGGCTTTCGCGTATCGTGCCGCTGCTCATCGTGTTGGCCGTTGTCGCGGGCATCGTGTACCTTGTTGCCGCATGGCGCCACTCGCCGAACCGCGGCAAGGAGATACTCATCAGGCTGTTCACATGGTTGACGGGGGCTCTCTCGGTCGTGTTCCTGCTCATAAGCCTGTATGCGCTGCTTGACGGCAATGCCCTCATCCTTGACTTGGGCGCGAGCTTCCTCGTGGCCGCGCTCATCGGCCTGGGCATAACGCGCATCTGCCGCGCCGTGTTCGTGCGCAATCACCCCGGCTGGAAGCAGAAACCCGTGCGGACGACGCACCCGGACGATCATCCTCGGCGCCCGTTCACGCCGCCGTGGAAGCGGTAG
- a CDS encoding hybrid sensor histidine kinase/response regulator, producing the protein MTHGFRYHRMLDRDQLARVLDTRMLSFAMTCALVVLLLVFYTVTMVNMGAISSRIDEINAHPYPVTVAAGEVETNLVQLRTLSDRLVYVRTPEAVDAVEDEYASIDRAIADPLATIASQCRSSPEKAGALSADYETLKAEQRRLIDTCRDPATTDAEVQRTVSEQVDPLIGAMLARNSEIIGSSHQSFDALFELAVKACAETALYATVLMAGVLAVLAVFLVTLRRRNAERDRLQKNLEAALETARHASQAKSQFLASVSHNIRTPCSAIVGLTEIAERHVGEKDRVEECLSKITLSSHHLISLINDVLEMSKIESGRFMLNDESFSLEELVSLVDVIAQQQARTKQLVFHMEADDVSGVYVRGDSLRLRQVLLNLIGNAVKYTEPGGEVRLRVRLERPGCVSPDRAPCTDESLMLGESRGTDFPETPCGGEGACGCALYRFEIEDNGIGMAPEFVGRIFEPFERERSDETRSIEGTGLGMSITKSIVDQMGGAIAVKSERHHGTTFTVDLPLCLERADAAKPLPADDVVPTLPRRVDFSGVRVLVAEDDEINAEIACDIVGRTHAEVVWAHDGAEAVETVLGAPDGWFDLVFMDVEMPNMDGLEASRTLRDACRREGRPQLVIVAMTANAYVEDRRRAFDAGMDDYLVKPFGFADVCDVMDLRLPARSESDGRHAANESAEPAFSLV; encoded by the coding sequence ATGACGCATGGTTTCCGCTACCATCGGATGCTCGACCGCGACCAACTCGCGCGGGTGCTCGACACCCGCATGCTCTCGTTCGCAATGACGTGCGCCCTGGTCGTTCTTCTTCTTGTGTTCTACACGGTGACGATGGTGAACATGGGCGCCATCTCCAGTCGAATCGACGAGATAAACGCGCATCCCTATCCGGTGACGGTGGCGGCAGGCGAGGTGGAAACCAACCTGGTTCAGCTGCGCACGCTTTCGGACCGGCTCGTGTACGTGAGGACGCCCGAGGCCGTGGATGCCGTCGAGGACGAGTATGCGAGCATCGATCGGGCGATAGCGGATCCGCTGGCCACCATTGCCAGCCAATGCCGGTCGTCCCCCGAGAAGGCGGGCGCGCTTTCGGCTGACTATGAAACGCTGAAGGCCGAGCAGCGACGGCTCATCGACACGTGCCGCGATCCCGCCACTACCGACGCCGAGGTGCAGCGCACGGTAAGCGAGCAGGTAGACCCGCTGATCGGGGCAATGCTCGCACGCAATTCCGAGATCATCGGGAGCTCGCACCAATCGTTCGACGCCCTGTTCGAGCTGGCCGTCAAGGCCTGTGCGGAAACCGCGCTGTACGCTACCGTGCTCATGGCGGGCGTGTTGGCCGTGCTCGCTGTCTTCTTGGTTACGTTAAGGCGCCGCAATGCCGAGCGCGACCGGCTCCAGAAGAACCTCGAGGCAGCGCTCGAAACGGCCCGCCACGCCAGCCAGGCGAAGTCGCAGTTCCTTGCCAGCGTGTCGCACAACATACGCACGCCGTGTTCGGCCATCGTGGGGCTGACGGAGATTGCCGAGCGCCATGTGGGCGAGAAAGACCGGGTGGAGGAGTGCTTGTCGAAGATCACGCTCTCATCGCACCACCTGATAAGCCTGATCAACGATGTTCTGGAGATGAGCAAGATCGAAAGCGGGCGGTTCATGCTGAATGACGAATCGTTCAGTTTGGAAGAGCTCGTGTCCCTGGTCGACGTTATCGCCCAGCAGCAGGCGCGCACGAAGCAGCTCGTGTTCCACATGGAAGCGGACGACGTTTCCGGCGTCTACGTGCGCGGCGATTCCCTGCGCTTGCGTCAGGTGCTGCTGAACCTTATCGGCAATGCCGTGAAATACACCGAGCCGGGCGGCGAGGTTCGCCTGCGCGTGCGGCTGGAGCGCCCAGGTTGCGTGTCGCCCGATCGGGCTCCCTGTACCGACGAGTCCCTGATGCTGGGCGAGAGCCGCGGCACCGACTTTCCCGAAACGCCCTGCGGCGGAGAAGGAGCGTGCGGTTGCGCGCTGTACCGGTTCGAGATCGAGGACAACGGTATAGGCATGGCGCCCGAGTTCGTGGGGCGTATCTTCGAGCCCTTCGAGCGAGAGCGCTCCGATGAGACGCGCAGCATCGAGGGAACCGGGCTGGGCATGTCCATCACGAAGAGCATCGTCGATCAGATGGGCGGCGCCATCGCCGTGAAAAGCGAGCGTCATCATGGCACGACGTTCACGGTCGACCTCCCGCTCTGCCTGGAGAGAGCCGATGCTGCCAAGCCCCTGCCCGCCGACGACGTGGTGCCCACGCTGCCGAGGCGCGTGGATTTCTCGGGCGTGCGCGTGCTGGTAGCAGAAGACGATGAGATCAACGCCGAGATAGCTTGCGACATCGTGGGACGCACGCATGCCGAGGTAGTCTGGGCGCATGATGGCGCAGAGGCGGTCGAGACGGTGTTGGGCGCCCCCGACGGCTGGTTCGACCTCGTGTTCATGGATGTGGAGATGCCGAACATGGACGGCTTGGAGGCTTCGCGCACCCTGCGGGATGCCTGCCGTCGCGAGGGGCGGCCGCAGCTCGTTATCGTGGCCATGACGGCGAATGCGTATGTGGAGGACCGTCGCCGCGCGTTCGATGCCGGCATGGACGACTACCTGGTGAAGCCTTTCGGCTTCGCCGACGTATGCGACGTGATGGACCTGCGCCTGCCAGCCCGCAGCGAATCGGATGGGCGGCATGCGGCAAACGAGTCGGCGGAGCCCGCCTTCTCTTTGGTATGA
- a CDS encoding LemA family protein, whose amino-acid sequence MSIPLIVILVIVVVLVVAIIGLYNNLVKLRNMVDNAWAQIDVQLQRRLDLIPNLVETVKGYASHERGTLEEVTQARTAVMNAPTPEGKMQADGILTGALKNLFAVAEAYPDLKANANFQQLQAELSNTEDKISYMRQSYNDTVMKFNTAIQTFPAVLFAGMMGFKQRDSFDAAAGADVAPKVQF is encoded by the coding sequence ATGAGCATCCCACTGATTGTCATCCTCGTCATCGTTGTCGTCCTGGTCGTTGCCATCATCGGCCTGTACAACAACCTGGTGAAGCTGCGCAACATGGTGGACAACGCCTGGGCGCAGATCGACGTGCAGCTGCAGCGCCGCTTGGACCTGATCCCGAACCTCGTGGAGACGGTCAAGGGCTACGCCTCGCACGAGCGCGGGACGCTCGAGGAGGTCACGCAGGCGCGCACCGCCGTGATGAACGCGCCCACGCCGGAGGGCAAGATGCAGGCCGACGGCATCCTTACCGGCGCCCTGAAGAACCTGTTCGCCGTGGCCGAGGCTTACCCCGACCTCAAGGCCAACGCGAACTTCCAGCAGCTCCAGGCCGAGCTGTCCAACACCGAGGACAAGATCAGCTACATGCGCCAGAGCTACAACGACACGGTCATGAAGTTCAACACGGCCATCCAGACGTTCCCGGCGGTGCTGTTCGCGGGGATGATGGGCTTCAAGCAGCGCGACAGCTTCGATGCCGCAGCCGGGGCGGACGTCGCCCCCAAGGTTCAATTCTAA
- the ispE gene encoding 4-(cytidine 5'-diphospho)-2-C-methyl-D-erythritol kinase: MTNQNEENLPGTHVSDAPERAASACSDPGRQAAAAGSQAPACPASARSAAANPQPAAGTPASDPHAVDMLAAARAAQKVDEAAFGGPGAVKVIAPAKVNLFLGIGQRRPDGYHEALSVMHALTMHDVLRMRLAPAQPEGPAGLSIALDCRVAEGLPPLDVPPEDNIVSRAIRRLAEAIGRSECEQVSVLLEKRIPAEAGLGGGSSDAAAALVGAAQLWGLAADDPRIEEVARTLGADVPFFLHGGCAVLDGAGDAFVRELAPMGSPVVLVRPAGGVSTAAAYRAFDECPVPVAASDRDAALAAARAQDVPLRNNLAAASESLLPALADVRAWAEACPDVQQALMSGSGSAVFALCDTFEAAGRAAAQARLRGWWAHATTFGRVRAAAVPSR; this comes from the coding sequence ATGACGAACCAGAACGAAGAGAACCTCCCCGGCACCCATGTGTCCGACGCTCCCGAGAGGGCGGCGTCTGCCTGCTCCGACCCGGGACGGCAGGCGGCCGCCGCAGGCTCGCAAGCTCCCGCCTGCCCGGCTTCGGCGCGGTCGGCAGCTGCGAACCCGCAGCCTGCAGCCGGCACGCCCGCGAGCGACCCGCATGCGGTGGACATGCTGGCGGCGGCGCGTGCCGCGCAGAAGGTCGACGAGGCGGCGTTCGGTGGCCCGGGAGCCGTCAAGGTCATCGCGCCTGCCAAGGTGAACCTGTTCCTGGGCATAGGGCAGCGGCGCCCCGACGGCTACCACGAGGCCCTGAGCGTCATGCACGCGCTCACCATGCACGACGTGCTGCGCATGCGGCTGGCGCCCGCGCAACCCGAAGGCCCCGCCGGCCTCTCCATCGCCCTCGACTGCCGCGTGGCCGAGGGCCTGCCCCCGCTCGATGTGCCGCCCGAGGACAACATCGTGAGCAGGGCGATCCGCCGGCTCGCCGAGGCAATCGGCCGCAGCGAGTGCGAGCAGGTGTCCGTGCTGCTGGAGAAGCGCATCCCCGCCGAGGCGGGGCTGGGCGGCGGCTCGTCCGATGCCGCCGCGGCGCTCGTGGGCGCGGCACAGCTGTGGGGGCTGGCCGCCGACGACCCGCGCATCGAGGAGGTCGCGCGCACCCTGGGCGCCGACGTGCCGTTCTTCCTGCACGGCGGATGCGCCGTTCTGGATGGCGCGGGCGATGCGTTCGTGCGCGAGCTTGCGCCCATGGGCTCTCCCGTGGTGCTGGTGAGGCCTGCGGGCGGCGTGTCGACGGCTGCCGCGTACCGGGCGTTCGACGAGTGCCCGGTGCCCGTGGCCGCATCCGACCGCGACGCGGCGCTTGCCGCCGCACGCGCCCAGGACGTGCCCCTGCGCAACAACCTGGCGGCCGCCTCCGAGTCGCTGCTGCCCGCGCTGGCCGACGTGCGCGCGTGGGCCGAGGCGTGCCCGGACGTGCAGCAGGCCCTCATGTCGGGCAGCGGGTCGGCCGTGTTCGCGCTCTGCGACACGTTCGAGGCCGCCGGTCGCGCCGCCGCCCAGGCCCGTCTGCGCGGCTGGTGGGCCCATGCCACGACGTTCGGCCGGGTACGCGCCGCCGCCGTCCCCTCCCGCTGA
- a CDS encoding MATE family efflux transporter, with amino-acid sequence MAPRAAVRMGSDPVGRLLARFAVPVVAGLLVSRFYILVDGMFVGQALGSAGVAATAIAMPFVTLLNALVMLIGDGGTAVVALRLGAGERQGAASVLGNALVMRLILAVVLGATVLWWADPLLGLAGASGAVLGQAKTYLVVTVFGTFALGFSLGIDTFLRAAGFPNRTLLVQVAGALANIGLDYAFVVAWGWGIAGAAWATVLGQGVSLVVTLALLFKRDMPFRLRVRDLRPDAPLMGCIALLGMPSFIVRGSDAALNLVMNALIVGYGAATAIGGDDALAVSGAINRVLQFALVPAIGIAVAARPLVGFNYGAGNRVRVRAIVRVALASGAACLTAVWLLVETDPALLMGLFGFHGETAAFAAWALRVSLLAMPILMVRITGTNYFQAIGGANKAILLTFCQQVVFLLPFIVAAPLVLPQLTGATPLESVFWGMLASDVASTALVAVFLLRDPALRRA; translated from the coding sequence ATGGCGCCCCGGGCCGCCGTGCGCATGGGCTCCGATCCCGTCGGGCGGCTGCTGGCGCGGTTCGCCGTCCCCGTGGTTGCGGGGCTTCTGGTATCGCGCTTCTACATCCTCGTGGACGGTATGTTCGTGGGCCAGGCGCTGGGCTCGGCGGGCGTGGCCGCGACCGCCATCGCCATGCCGTTCGTCACGCTGCTGAACGCCCTGGTCATGCTCATCGGCGACGGGGGCACCGCCGTGGTCGCCCTGCGCCTGGGCGCCGGCGAGCGGCAGGGGGCGGCTTCTGTGCTGGGGAACGCCCTGGTAATGCGCCTCATCCTGGCCGTCGTGCTGGGGGCGACCGTGCTGTGGTGGGCCGATCCGCTGCTGGGGCTGGCGGGAGCGTCGGGGGCGGTGCTCGGGCAGGCGAAGACGTACCTGGTCGTCACCGTGTTCGGCACGTTCGCGCTGGGCTTCTCGCTGGGCATCGACACGTTCCTGCGCGCCGCGGGCTTCCCGAACCGCACGCTGCTGGTGCAGGTGGCGGGTGCGCTGGCGAACATCGGCTTGGACTATGCGTTCGTCGTGGCCTGGGGCTGGGGCATAGCGGGCGCGGCATGGGCGACGGTCCTGGGACAGGGGGTGTCCCTGGTGGTTACGCTGGCGCTCCTGTTCAAGCGCGACATGCCGTTTCGCCTGCGCGTGCGCGACCTGCGGCCCGACGCCCCGCTCATGGGGTGCATCGCGCTGCTGGGCATGCCGTCGTTCATCGTGCGCGGATCGGATGCCGCGCTCAACCTGGTGATGAACGCGCTGATCGTGGGCTATGGAGCCGCGACGGCTATCGGCGGGGACGACGCGCTCGCCGTGTCCGGGGCCATCAACCGCGTGCTGCAGTTCGCGCTGGTGCCCGCCATCGGCATTGCGGTGGCGGCGCGCCCGCTGGTCGGCTTCAACTACGGCGCGGGGAACCGCGTGCGCGTGCGCGCCATCGTGAGGGTGGCCCTTGCATCAGGCGCGGCTTGCCTGACGGCGGTATGGCTGCTGGTGGAAACAGACCCGGCGCTGCTCATGGGGCTGTTCGGCTTCCACGGGGAAACCGCAGCGTTCGCGGCGTGGGCGCTGCGGGTGTCGCTGCTGGCCATGCCCATCCTCATGGTGCGCATCACGGGCACCAACTACTTCCAGGCCATCGGCGGTGCGAACAAGGCCATCCTGCTCACGTTCTGCCAGCAGGTGGTGTTCCTGCTGCCCTTCATCGTTGCAGCGCCCCTGGTGCTGCCGCAGCTGACGGGCGCCACCCCGCTCGAGTCGGTGTTCTGGGGCATGCTGGCCTCCGACGTGGCCTCGACCGCCCTGGTCGCGGTGTTTTTGCTGCGCGACCCTGCGCTGCGCAGGGCGTGA
- a CDS encoding 4Fe-4S dicluster domain-containing protein, translated as MRYGMVIDLRRCVGCNACTVACKQSNGTPPGMFYSHVSLREEGAYPNATARYTPMLCGHCEEAACVSVCPTGASYRDEAGVVRVDHGKCIGCKYCIAACPYEVRTFLSERIEGYFPGSGLTEQERVMYGGFEVGKVYKCDFCRSKGYTDGIGPSCVRACPGDARVFGDLDDPESEVARLLAAEQVRVLGEEYGTKPNVYYVARSGA; from the coding sequence ATGAGATACGGAATGGTCATCGACCTGCGGCGCTGCGTGGGATGCAACGCGTGCACGGTCGCGTGCAAGCAGTCCAACGGCACGCCTCCCGGCATGTTCTACTCGCATGTGTCGCTGCGCGAGGAGGGCGCGTACCCGAACGCCACTGCGCGCTACACGCCCATGCTGTGCGGGCATTGCGAGGAGGCCGCCTGCGTGTCGGTGTGCCCGACGGGCGCGTCGTACCGCGACGAGGCCGGCGTGGTGCGCGTCGACCACGGGAAGTGCATCGGATGCAAGTACTGTATCGCCGCCTGCCCTTACGAGGTGCGCACGTTCCTGAGCGAGCGCATAGAGGGGTACTTTCCCGGAAGCGGCCTGACCGAGCAGGAGCGGGTCATGTACGGAGGCTTCGAGGTTGGCAAGGTGTACAAGTGCGACTTCTGCCGCAGCAAGGGCTACACCGACGGCATCGGGCCCTCGTGCGTGCGCGCCTGCCCCGGCGATGCGCGCGTGTTCGGCGACCTGGACGACCCCGAAAGCGAGGTGGCCAGGTTGCTGGCCGCCGAGCAGGTGCGGGTGCTCGGCGAGGAGTACGGTACGAAGCCGAACGTGTATTACGTCGCGCGTTCGGGAGCATAG